From one Suicoccus acidiformans genomic stretch:
- a CDS encoding Cof-type HAD-IIB family hydrolase, with the protein MTKIKLIAIDLDGTLLNDETQVPQANIAAIEQVIKQGYRIVICTGRTLQGAKRFIEQLNIEAGQEEYTIFQNGALTYRLPEYECIQVFTLNAKAKQAGLAFVRKHQLELVAFDTEHFYVVDNPEPTHLVKDDAETLAMDMVFVSEEEFLANDRINKLTFIAPEAKLDQAQAAGIASLEEYGNPVRSQPWLIELLPQAVNKGVALKALAAKLGFEASEVMAIGDQLNDYEMLEWAEHSVAMGQAVEPIQKLARYQTKSNNEAGVAYALANFIN; encoded by the coding sequence ATGACGAAGATTAAACTGATTGCGATTGATTTAGACGGCACCTTACTCAATGATGAAACACAGGTCCCACAAGCGAATATAGCCGCGATTGAGCAAGTGATTAAGCAAGGTTACCGCATAGTGATTTGCACTGGCCGGACCTTACAAGGCGCTAAACGTTTCATTGAACAATTGAACATTGAGGCAGGCCAAGAAGAATACACCATCTTTCAGAATGGTGCCCTAACGTATCGTTTACCTGAATATGAGTGTATCCAAGTCTTCACACTTAACGCCAAGGCCAAGCAAGCAGGTTTGGCTTTCGTCAGAAAGCATCAGCTAGAGCTCGTTGCCTTTGATACAGAACACTTCTATGTGGTCGATAACCCAGAGCCGACACATTTGGTGAAAGATGATGCTGAAACGTTAGCAATGGATATGGTCTTTGTGTCTGAAGAAGAATTCTTAGCGAATGACCGCATTAACAAATTGACGTTTATTGCACCTGAGGCGAAATTAGATCAAGCTCAAGCAGCTGGTATTGCAAGCTTGGAAGAATATGGCAATCCGGTCCGGAGTCAGCCTTGGCTGATAGAGCTCTTGCCACAAGCAGTCAATAAAGGGGTTGCTTTAAAAGCCTTAGCAGCTAAATTAGGCTTTGAGGCAAGCGAAGTGATGGCCATTGGTGATCAATTGAATGACTATGAAATGTTGGAATGGGCTGAACATAGTGTGGCAATGGGCCAAGCGGTTGAACCCATTCAAAAGCTAGCTCGTTATCAGACGAAGTCAAATAATGAAGCTGGTGTAGCCTACGCCTTGGCAAACTTCATAAATTAA
- a CDS encoding O-methyltransferase yields MAQEEGRKLNEMMDRPIVMAKVVDYMREAQGKFPGGVGEIQAYANERGIPVIPHETAKFIDWLLAIIQPEQILEIGTAIGFSASLMAQHLAEGGHLTTIDRYEQMYTRAKENFQKQGLDEQITLLEGDAKDILPTLPDAHYDVIFMDSAKAKYIEFLPDCLRVLKMGGIVMIDDIFQGGTVLDDEADIPKRVRKIHRKLNELLDTVLADEVNRSALIPLGDGLLVIRKEGDYDED; encoded by the coding sequence ATGGCGCAAGAAGAAGGTAGAAAGTTAAATGAAATGATGGACCGGCCGATTGTGATGGCGAAAGTGGTCGATTATATGCGTGAAGCACAAGGGAAATTTCCCGGCGGGGTTGGAGAAATTCAAGCTTATGCCAACGAACGTGGCATCCCGGTTATCCCTCATGAAACGGCGAAATTTATCGATTGGCTCTTAGCAATTATTCAACCGGAGCAAATTCTAGAAATTGGTACGGCCATCGGCTTCTCAGCCAGTCTCATGGCTCAGCATTTAGCTGAAGGAGGTCATTTAACAACCATTGATCGCTATGAACAGATGTACACTCGGGCCAAAGAAAATTTCCAAAAGCAAGGTCTCGACGAACAAATTACTTTACTAGAAGGGGATGCGAAGGATATCTTGCCGACCTTGCCTGATGCGCATTATGATGTGATTTTTATGGATAGTGCTAAGGCTAAATATATTGAGTTCCTGCCGGATTGCCTACGTGTATTAAAGATGGGTGGCATTGTGATGATTGATGATATCTTCCAAGGTGGAACAGTTCTGGATGACGAAGCAGATATACCGAAACGGGTGCGTAAGATTCATCGCAAGTTGAATGAATTGTTGGATACTGTTTTAGCAGATGAAGTAAACCGCTCTGCACTTATACCACTAGGAGATGGTCTATTAGTGATACGAAAGGAAGGCGACTATGACGAAGATTAA
- a CDS encoding L,D-transpeptidase family protein has product MKKTLITVGSLLLVILVAYGAGIGYYAEKFQANTEFATVDVSNLTLPEAQAKVEEVLLNKEITLTENGQEVGSIGLAELNPTFNTEEALTVTYNSQDPNQWLGNFFQSDEFNADLMSNVEIDQENLNQKLSELGLSNDQRQAPENAQINYSQAEGYTVSEAKDGNQLDIEALRQLILDGIQAGEEKIEINQAFLKPEVTSDDEVIGQYMEQIEQAKDTQITLQIQGEEVVIPAEKIESWIYFDANNQMVFDEAMIQEYVGELNEQYSTFLRPRTFQSTLQGEVTVEPGTLGWSIDREAEAAQIAEDLYSGQDVKRETAVVGTGYNSEGSDIGNTYVEIDIANQTMFIYKDGEQVFQTPVVTGQVGTDTIPGAYAIWDKQENAELRGYNPRTERDYVQPVDYWMPFDDTGQGIHDANWQSSFGGTTYQISGSLGCINTPPEAMATVFELVEVGTPVVVF; this is encoded by the coding sequence ATGAAGAAGACACTTATTACCGTAGGTAGTCTACTGTTAGTAATTTTAGTGGCATATGGCGCAGGGATTGGCTATTATGCAGAGAAGTTTCAAGCAAATACAGAATTTGCGACGGTTGACGTAAGTAATCTTACTTTGCCGGAAGCTCAAGCAAAAGTTGAAGAAGTTTTGTTAAATAAGGAAATTACCTTAACGGAGAATGGTCAAGAAGTTGGGAGTATCGGCTTAGCGGAATTGAATCCTACGTTTAATACGGAAGAAGCTTTAACCGTTACCTATAATTCTCAAGACCCGAATCAATGGTTAGGGAATTTCTTCCAATCCGATGAATTCAATGCAGACTTAATGTCAAATGTTGAAATTGACCAAGAAAATCTAAATCAGAAATTATCGGAATTAGGCTTAAGTAATGATCAACGTCAAGCACCTGAGAATGCACAGATTAACTATTCACAAGCAGAAGGCTACACTGTTTCAGAAGCTAAAGATGGTAATCAACTAGACATCGAGGCCTTGCGTCAATTGATCTTAGACGGTATCCAAGCAGGTGAAGAGAAGATTGAAATCAATCAAGCTTTCTTAAAGCCTGAAGTAACGTCTGATGATGAAGTGATTGGCCAGTATATGGAACAAATCGAACAAGCTAAGGACACACAGATTACCCTACAAATTCAAGGGGAAGAAGTCGTGATTCCAGCTGAAAAGATTGAAAGTTGGATATACTTCGATGCTAATAACCAAATGGTTTTTGATGAGGCAATGATTCAAGAATACGTTGGTGAGTTAAACGAGCAGTATTCAACCTTCCTACGACCACGTACTTTCCAGAGTACTTTACAAGGGGAAGTGACCGTGGAACCGGGGACACTCGGTTGGTCAATCGACCGAGAAGCAGAAGCCGCTCAAATTGCGGAAGATCTGTATAGTGGCCAAGACGTCAAACGTGAAACTGCTGTCGTGGGGACAGGTTATAACTCAGAAGGTAGTGATATCGGTAACACCTATGTTGAAATCGATATTGCCAACCAAACGATGTTTATCTACAAAGATGGCGAACAAGTATTCCAAACGCCGGTTGTAACCGGCCAAGTTGGTACGGACACCATTCCAGGTGCCTATGCGATTTGGGATAAACAAGAGAACGCAGAATTACGAGGCTATAATCCTCGTACAGAGCGTGATTATGTGCAACCAGTAGATTACTGGATGCCATTTGATGATACTGGTCAAGGTATCCATGATGCAAATTGGCAAAGTAGCTTTGGCGGAACTACTTATCAAATCAGCGGTTCGCTTGGATGTATTAATACACCACCGGAAGCCATGGCAACAGTTTTTGAATTGGTTGAAGTTGGTACACCAGTAGTTGTCTTTTAA
- the walK gene encoding cell wall metabolism sensor histidine kinase WalK, with amino-acid sequence MKRRSFKFFQSIYFKIPFLFIFILLISFQFIGVFFIDQLETQTISSYKNQISTQTDFLVNNLRPILQETEGNDDERIERINHTLETFTSTMPTRIIVINSDETVIASDSTATDALVGTQASSPAARNVLLTLTSYSTEIREAETGDHIYHLVKPITNTQQSQALGAVAIEANLEQAYEQTNNTIDLFIQSALLAVGVALVVSIFLSQGLTRPIENIRQQAIRISEGVYNYPAEIYGQDELGELAITINELAVKVKDAQDSMESERQRLDGILRHMTDGVIGTDQRGNVLLVNNRALYYLDIRQDQALSQSIFQLLGVQDEYVISDFLDGDKEILLTRDSPGDAMTTILKGEFSVIRRETGFVTGLVCVLTDVTEQEKTDQERRNFVSNVSHELRTPLTSLKSYSEALADGAWQDPNLAPQFIDVIQSESNRMIRMIANLLDLSKIDGGQIKLDKDYVNFKRIVNHILDRVEFTMASEDADKHYEIKRDFTSREIYVDIDQDRMTQVIDNLLNNAIKYSPDGGTITVSIRDNHQSVIFSVRDEGIGISQADMEHLFERFYRVDKARSREQGGSGLGLAISKEVVELHGGNIWVESVEGEGSVFNFELPYTSFDDIEEEWI; translated from the coding sequence ATGAAGCGACGCTCCTTTAAGTTTTTCCAGTCAATTTATTTCAAAATACCTTTCCTCTTTATCTTTATTCTATTGATTTCCTTCCAATTTATTGGGGTCTTCTTTATTGATCAATTAGAAACACAAACGATATCGAGTTACAAAAATCAAATCAGTACGCAAACCGACTTCCTTGTCAATAATTTACGTCCGATTCTCCAAGAAACGGAGGGGAACGATGATGAACGGATTGAACGGATAAATCATACTCTTGAAACGTTCACATCAACGATGCCCACCCGTATCATTGTTATAAACTCAGATGAGACAGTGATTGCCAGTGATTCCACTGCGACGGATGCCCTTGTGGGGACGCAAGCGAGTAGTCCCGCAGCTAGAAATGTGCTCTTAACTTTAACCAGTTATTCCACGGAGATTCGTGAAGCAGAAACGGGTGACCATATTTATCATCTGGTCAAGCCTATTACAAATACACAGCAATCGCAGGCATTAGGGGCCGTTGCGATTGAAGCTAATTTGGAGCAGGCCTATGAGCAGACGAATAATACCATTGATTTATTCATTCAATCGGCCTTATTAGCAGTAGGGGTCGCCTTGGTGGTATCAATTTTCTTATCTCAAGGCTTAACCCGACCTATCGAGAATATTCGCCAACAAGCGATTCGGATTTCAGAAGGTGTCTATAATTACCCTGCAGAGATATATGGCCAAGATGAGCTAGGAGAATTAGCCATCACCATTAATGAATTAGCTGTAAAGGTTAAAGATGCCCAGGATTCCATGGAGTCAGAACGTCAGCGTTTAGACGGTATTTTGCGCCATATGACGGACGGGGTGATTGGAACAGATCAGCGGGGGAACGTGCTTTTAGTAAATAACCGGGCCTTATATTATTTAGATATTCGCCAAGATCAAGCACTCTCTCAATCTATCTTCCAATTATTAGGGGTTCAAGATGAGTATGTGATCTCAGACTTTCTGGATGGTGATAAGGAAATTCTCCTAACGCGCGATAGTCCAGGGGACGCAATGACGACTATTCTTAAAGGAGAATTTTCGGTCATCCGACGCGAGACAGGCTTTGTTACGGGCCTCGTTTGTGTTCTAACAGATGTAACGGAACAGGAGAAGACGGATCAAGAGCGTCGTAACTTCGTCTCTAATGTATCACATGAATTGCGGACCCCATTAACTAGTCTGAAAAGTTATAGTGAAGCACTAGCCGACGGGGCTTGGCAAGATCCGAATTTAGCCCCGCAGTTTATTGATGTGATTCAATCCGAAAGCAATCGGATGATTCGAATGATTGCGAATCTCCTTGATTTATCTAAAATTGATGGTGGCCAAATTAAGCTTGATAAGGATTATGTGAACTTTAAGCGGATCGTCAACCATATTCTTGATCGAGTTGAATTTACCATGGCTAGTGAAGATGCGGATAAGCATTATGAAATTAAACGCGATTTTACTAGTCGTGAGATTTATGTGGATATTGATCAAGATCGGATGACTCAGGTCATTGATAACTTACTCAATAATGCCATCAAATACTCTCCCGATGGTGGGACGATTACCGTCAGCATTCGAGATAATCATCAGAGTGTTATCTTTAGTGTGAGAGATGAAGGGATTGGTATCTCGCAAGCAGATATGGAGCATTTATTTGAACGCTTTTACCGGGTGGATAAAGCCCGCTCTCGTGAACAAGGCGGTAGTGGCCTTGGTTTAGCAATTTCCAAGGAAGTTGTTGAACTGCATGGGGGTAATATTTGGGTTGAAAGCGTTGAAGGGGAAGGCTCGGTCTTTAACTTTGAATTGCCATATACGAGTTTCGATGATATTGAGGAGGAGTGGATTTAA
- a CDS encoding DUF2207 domain-containing protein, translated as MKGIFNRLQCLLVLVGLIFGLWGQSLSVQAQDVAFDITRLNIDGQITAEGKVQMNLVYDYDVSFMNGALFEVDYGESRIGNYQAGIIDSKTEEFVPFEQNYTATAETFSVNDNGSSLEFRLYYPAEDEQVRFAISYTLDGLVTNYLDTAEYYQMLVSPVASDGYSVSARIELPGAIEETNRFRTWAYGSPRGQIYPRIEGEQAYIEVDVPQLDPGEFVEVRSLFPESLTPNNTKFVESEHFQEVVEVEQAQVEADQAKYQEHNQHRSVAIGLMALLGVFTLFWAYRFYFQEKKRQNPHPVHVPEHLYHLPDDLTPAVMASAVLRSEANADDLVATILDLARKGFIELKEVEREEQGRLSRGETKTILLSKRSDAPAEETLMNHERYALQYLFADQREEISLESLEAELKASSTFAKYQEQLWSRFKDYAAIRGQMVRGGLNEGRRKSKVWAWLAFVGTIIFGVIAIALVQTLSLKDLQTERIVMIVTIVVWCLAILATILLIYLAYQRPIVSEQEDKMRKEWHAFARMLEDIGQFDMREVASLALWEVYLVYAVSLGVADKVLEEMRAVYAVEELETLTLPGDFYTHPYLITHVMRQSVHESVQATQPPPVVKNNGFSGSNTGGFGGGFSSGGGGASGGSSAGGF; from the coding sequence GTGAAAGGAATATTCAATAGATTACAATGCCTTCTGGTGCTAGTTGGACTAATCTTTGGTCTTTGGGGCCAAAGCCTAAGTGTTCAGGCACAAGATGTAGCTTTTGATATTACCCGGCTGAATATTGATGGGCAAATTACTGCTGAAGGTAAAGTGCAGATGAATTTAGTGTATGATTATGACGTTTCCTTTATGAATGGTGCTTTATTTGAAGTGGATTATGGGGAGAGTCGAATCGGCAATTACCAAGCAGGTATTATTGATTCTAAGACAGAAGAATTTGTGCCTTTTGAGCAGAACTATACCGCCACGGCTGAGACGTTTAGTGTCAATGACAATGGGAGCAGTTTAGAGTTTCGCCTATATTATCCAGCCGAAGATGAGCAAGTACGTTTTGCGATTAGTTATACTTTGGATGGTTTGGTTACTAATTATTTGGATACGGCTGAATACTATCAAATGCTTGTCTCCCCTGTTGCCAGCGATGGCTATAGTGTCTCAGCTCGAATCGAGCTGCCGGGAGCCATTGAGGAGACAAATCGCTTTCGTACCTGGGCATATGGTAGTCCCAGAGGACAGATTTATCCAAGAATTGAAGGGGAGCAAGCATATATTGAGGTCGATGTACCCCAGCTGGACCCTGGTGAATTCGTGGAAGTCCGGAGTCTTTTCCCTGAAAGTTTAACTCCGAATAATACGAAATTCGTTGAAAGTGAACACTTCCAAGAAGTGGTGGAGGTGGAGCAAGCGCAAGTTGAAGCTGATCAGGCCAAGTACCAAGAACATAATCAACATCGATCGGTGGCGATCGGGCTCATGGCTTTGTTAGGTGTCTTTACTTTATTCTGGGCTTATCGCTTCTACTTTCAGGAGAAGAAACGCCAAAATCCCCATCCAGTCCATGTACCCGAACACTTATATCATTTGCCGGATGACTTAACACCAGCTGTAATGGCTAGTGCGGTACTGCGTTCGGAGGCGAATGCAGACGATTTAGTTGCGACGATTCTCGATTTAGCGCGTAAAGGCTTTATTGAACTCAAAGAAGTAGAACGTGAGGAACAAGGACGTTTAAGTCGCGGAGAGACCAAGACCATTCTTCTGTCCAAACGATCGGATGCTCCCGCTGAAGAAACCTTGATGAACCATGAGCGTTACGCTCTGCAATATCTCTTTGCAGATCAGCGAGAGGAGATTAGTTTAGAAAGCTTGGAAGCAGAATTAAAAGCCTCTTCTACCTTTGCCAAGTACCAAGAACAGCTCTGGTCCCGCTTTAAGGATTATGCAGCGATTCGTGGTCAGATGGTTCGTGGTGGCTTGAATGAAGGACGTCGTAAGTCAAAAGTTTGGGCTTGGCTGGCCTTTGTCGGTACAATTATCTTTGGTGTGATTGCGATTGCCTTAGTGCAAACTTTGTCTTTAAAAGACTTGCAAACCGAGCGTATCGTGATGATTGTGACAATTGTTGTGTGGTGCTTAGCAATCCTTGCTACAATACTCCTCATTTATTTAGCCTACCAACGACCGATTGTATCCGAGCAGGAAGATAAGATGCGCAAAGAGTGGCATGCATTTGCCAGAATGCTTGAGGATATTGGTCAATTCGATATGCGTGAAGTAGCATCCTTAGCCCTGTGGGAAGTATATCTTGTCTATGCAGTCTCTCTAGGGGTGGCAGATAAGGTACTCGAAGAAATGCGAGCGGTATATGCAGTAGAAGAATTAGAAACTCTCACATTACCAGGGGACTTCTACACCCATCCTTATCTCATTACCCATGTGATGCGCCAATCTGTTCATGAGT
- the yycF gene encoding response regulator YycF, translating into MKKILVVDDEKPISDIITFNLENEGYEVVKAFDGEEALEVFEKSNPDLVILDVMLPKKDGLEVCREIRKDSAVPIIMLTAKDSEIDKVLGLELGADDYVTKPFSNRELIARVKANLRRNAIQQTDTEEEESSDIVIGDLIVHQDAYIASKRGEEIELTHREFELLLYLARHIGQVMNREHLLEVVWGYDYFGDVRTVDVTVRRLREKIEDEPSHPNYIITRRGVGYFLKNPDQE; encoded by the coding sequence ATGAAGAAAATACTTGTAGTAGATGATGAAAAGCCGATTTCTGACATTATTACTTTTAATTTAGAGAATGAAGGCTACGAAGTCGTCAAGGCCTTTGATGGCGAAGAAGCCTTAGAAGTATTTGAGAAGAGCAATCCTGATTTAGTTATTCTTGACGTGATGCTTCCGAAGAAAGATGGTCTGGAGGTCTGCCGGGAAATTCGTAAAGACAGTGCCGTACCCATTATTATGCTGACTGCGAAAGATTCGGAGATTGATAAGGTACTAGGCCTTGAGCTGGGTGCAGATGACTACGTTACGAAGCCTTTCTCCAATCGGGAACTGATTGCCCGAGTGAAAGCTAACTTAAGGCGCAATGCCATTCAGCAGACGGATACTGAAGAAGAGGAGTCGAGTGATATTGTCATCGGTGACTTGATTGTTCACCAGGATGCCTATATTGCTTCTAAGCGTGGGGAAGAAATCGAACTTACACACCGTGAATTTGAGTTGCTACTTTATTTAGCGCGTCATATCGGACAAGTGATGAACAGAGAACATCTATTAGAAGTGGTGTGGGGGTATGATTATTTCGGGGATGTGCGAACAGTGGACGTGACAGTACGTCGTTTGCGTGAGAAGATTGAAGATGAGCCAAGTCATCCTAACTATATTATTACCCGCCGAGGCGTAGGTTATTTCCTAAAGAATCCTGACCAGGAGTAG
- a CDS encoding YycH family regulatory protein, whose amino-acid sequence MKRSQIVSLLLCLVVILSLVLTYFLILDMDTFNEWVAPDAGEESDLVTTDMTQYSSGQFYTQTQMTFDDVVAPSKLYYQEDGQTYWLMQPSTLEGIDILFKAKPIRMDELEPVEDLEFLLDLYQEDFVQIIFPSERILNLLSSRLSFDASSKMDELAIDRMILPTNNNQQNKIYLINSREDTYIEAKLAEDLSVKDITELVERSRESFVDVDGFWAKDALVYLPDDELVLKSHLYTLETIPDTIFVNDIFPDSDFTVSEVEANSEGMVYRTYQYTLEFDHDNERMNFLINRIGPGESKSEASKIRDSYIPISSNEYWSGNIRLDMIANNTVAYRRYLGGLPIIGAPEVIDYGVSRTYLRNDSSGEVYRYQVPLVILQAHIPDMSETYQLPSGVQMAAFLESQGYSTTMFEDIFLAYEWQEDMEDFKKANLVPTWYVQFKDNYYSWKQLENGTFERVWQRAQELTEEGT is encoded by the coding sequence ATGAAGCGCAGTCAAATCGTCTCCCTCCTACTATGTCTTGTGGTGATATTGAGTTTAGTGTTAACTTATTTTCTTATTTTGGATATGGATACGTTCAATGAGTGGGTTGCTCCAGATGCAGGTGAGGAGAGTGATCTGGTTACAACCGATATGACGCAATATTCATCCGGACAATTTTATACGCAAACCCAGATGACGTTTGATGATGTAGTTGCCCCAAGTAAACTTTACTATCAAGAAGATGGTCAAACATACTGGCTAATGCAACCATCCACCTTAGAAGGCATTGACATCCTCTTTAAGGCCAAGCCAATTCGTATGGATGAACTAGAGCCTGTGGAAGATTTAGAGTTTCTATTGGATTTATATCAGGAAGACTTTGTGCAAATTATCTTTCCGAGTGAACGAATCTTAAATCTCTTGTCGAGTCGTTTGAGCTTTGATGCTAGTTCAAAGATGGATGAATTGGCGATTGATCGTATGATTTTACCGACCAATAATAATCAGCAGAATAAGATTTACTTAATCAATAGCAGGGAAGATACTTATATTGAAGCAAAGCTTGCAGAAGATTTGTCAGTGAAGGATATTACAGAGCTTGTCGAGCGCAGCCGTGAAAGTTTTGTGGATGTGGATGGTTTCTGGGCCAAAGATGCCTTGGTGTATTTGCCGGATGATGAACTAGTCTTGAAATCGCATCTTTATACCTTAGAGACTATTCCCGACACAATCTTTGTCAATGACATCTTCCCTGATTCTGATTTTACGGTTTCTGAAGTAGAAGCTAATAGTGAAGGGATGGTCTACCGGACTTATCAATATACCCTTGAATTTGACCACGATAATGAACGGATGAACTTTCTGATTAACCGAATAGGCCCCGGCGAATCTAAAAGTGAAGCCAGCAAAATACGAGACAGCTATATCCCCATTAGTAGCAATGAATATTGGTCAGGCAATATTCGCCTAGATATGATTGCGAATAATACAGTGGCTTACCGCCGTTACTTGGGTGGTTTGCCAATTATTGGTGCACCCGAAGTGATTGACTACGGGGTTTCCCGTACGTATTTACGCAATGACTCCAGTGGGGAAGTCTATCGCTATCAAGTGCCACTAGTTATCTTGCAAGCTCATATTCCAGATATGAGCGAAACATATCAATTGCCAAGTGGGGTACAAATGGCTGCTTTCCTGGAAAGCCAAGGCTATTCAACGACGATGTTTGAGGATATTTTCCTGGCTTATGAATGGCAAGAAGATATGGAAGATTTTAAGAAAGCGAACCTTGTGCCAACTTGGTATGTGCAATTTAAAGATAATTATTACTCGTGGAAGCAGCTAGAGAATGGTACCTTTGAACGCGTGTGGCAAAGAGCTCAGGAATTAACGGAGGAGGGCACTTAA
- a CDS encoding two-component system regulatory protein YycI, with protein sequence MDFKRIQLLLLIFFLVFDIYLFQMLLARSEVNSQVTTQIETTIEEDLSARNIRYEELSKETTTLPLVKANSSDLLVENLSQLEGQNASINDRGELISTFNEAIPLNIGLDRTTETLNEDQIEQLRANFLSQPSYFIEGTAYDSFRYLPDERIISIRMNAYEGRMIADGSAELRLILDENYNLIQYIQTYQDHIQPLSTERNIISERMALEIINQRADTTIPDNSTITRMRQCYYRSSNLEDFDIYSPAWGIIYRSEDGQSGTVYIDATRGTLIEHRKMDLNI encoded by the coding sequence ATGGACTTTAAACGCATACAATTATTGCTCTTAATCTTCTTTCTAGTCTTTGACATTTACTTATTCCAAATGCTGTTAGCCCGTTCAGAGGTTAACTCACAAGTCACTACACAAATTGAGACAACCATTGAAGAGGATTTATCCGCTCGGAATATTCGCTACGAAGAATTATCTAAGGAAACAACTACCTTACCTTTAGTTAAAGCCAATTCTAGCGATTTACTGGTTGAAAACCTCTCCCAATTAGAAGGGCAGAATGCAAGTATTAATGATCGCGGTGAACTCATTAGTACCTTTAATGAAGCAATCCCCTTAAATATTGGCTTGGACCGGACAACAGAGACTTTGAACGAGGACCAAATCGAACAATTGCGTGCGAACTTCTTGAGTCAGCCAAGTTATTTTATTGAGGGAACGGCCTATGATAGTTTTCGTTATTTGCCCGATGAGCGAATCATTTCAATTCGCATGAATGCTTATGAAGGGCGAATGATTGCCGATGGGAGTGCAGAATTACGTTTAATACTAGACGAAAATTATAATCTTATTCAATACATTCAGACTTATCAAGATCATATCCAACCCTTATCTACGGAGCGGAATATTATCTCTGAGCGTATGGCTTTAGAGATTATCAACCAACGGGCTGACACAACCATTCCAGATAATTCAACTATAACCCGTATGCGGCAGTGTTATTATCGTAGTTCTAATTTAGAGGATTTCGATATTTATTCTCCTGCCTGGGGTATTATCTATCGCTCTGAAGACGGCCAATCCGGAACCGTTTATATCGATGCGACCCGGGGGACCCTCATTGAACATCGCAAGATGGATTTAAATATATAG